The following coding sequences lie in one Alloacidobacterium dinghuense genomic window:
- the glyA gene encoding serine hydroxymethyltransferase: MPDRMSLPLSQADPEIATAVENELRRQHEGLEMIASENFVSEAVLEAAGTVFTNKYAEGYPGRRYYGGCEFTDVVENLARDRAKQLFGAEHANVQPHSGSQANAGAYMAVLNPGDTILGLDLAHGGHLTHGHKLNFSGKLYKVVSYGVRKDTEVIDYDELEATAEREKPKVIIGGGSAYPRIFDFARMREIADKVNALLIVDMAHFAGLVAGGAHPSPVPHAHIVTSTTHKTLRGPRSGLILSQQQFAAAIDKAVFPGQQGGPLVHIMAAKAVAFREALQPEFKQYAAQIVANARVLAETLQAEGFRVISGGTDTHLMLVDVFAKGMLGSEAEAALGDAGITVNKNAIPYDTNPPLKPSGIRIGTPALTTRGMKEQEMRIIGKWISEALSERTNPQALARIRGQVLELAEHFPLYGWLRHPVPVA, encoded by the coding sequence ATGCCCGACCGCATGTCTTTACCACTCTCGCAGGCCGATCCTGAGATCGCTACTGCTGTTGAAAACGAACTTCGTCGCCAGCATGAAGGGCTGGAGATGATTGCCTCGGAGAACTTTGTCAGCGAGGCAGTGCTTGAGGCCGCTGGAACCGTGTTCACCAACAAGTACGCGGAAGGATATCCCGGCCGCCGCTACTATGGCGGCTGCGAATTTACGGATGTGGTTGAGAATCTCGCTCGCGACCGTGCCAAGCAGCTTTTTGGAGCAGAGCACGCCAATGTGCAGCCGCATTCCGGATCCCAGGCCAACGCCGGCGCTTACATGGCAGTGCTGAATCCAGGTGATACAATTCTCGGACTCGATCTCGCGCACGGCGGCCACCTGACGCACGGCCATAAACTGAACTTCTCAGGCAAGCTCTACAAGGTAGTTTCTTACGGAGTTCGCAAAGATACTGAAGTTATCGATTACGACGAACTTGAAGCTACAGCCGAGCGCGAAAAGCCGAAGGTCATCATTGGTGGCGGCAGCGCTTATCCGCGCATTTTTGACTTTGCCCGCATGCGTGAGATCGCGGATAAAGTAAACGCGCTGCTGATTGTCGACATGGCGCATTTTGCCGGCCTTGTTGCCGGAGGAGCGCATCCGTCGCCCGTGCCACACGCGCATATCGTAACCAGCACAACTCATAAGACGCTGCGCGGGCCGCGCTCCGGGCTGATCTTATCCCAACAGCAGTTCGCAGCCGCGATTGATAAGGCTGTCTTTCCGGGCCAGCAGGGCGGACCGCTCGTGCATATCATGGCGGCAAAGGCCGTCGCTTTCCGTGAAGCCCTGCAACCCGAATTCAAGCAGTATGCGGCGCAGATCGTGGCGAATGCGCGTGTGCTGGCAGAGACTTTGCAGGCGGAAGGTTTCCGTGTTATTTCCGGCGGCACGGACACGCATCTGATGCTGGTCGATGTTTTTGCGAAAGGCATGCTGGGCAGCGAGGCAGAGGCGGCGCTGGGGGATGCAGGCATCACCGTGAACAAGAACGCGATTCCGTATGACACCAATCCCCCGCTGAAGCCCTCGGGCATCCGCATCGGCACGCCCGCGCTGACCACACGCGGCATGAAGGAGCAGGAGATGCGCATCATTGGCAAGTGGATCAGCGAGGCACTAAGCGAGCGTACCAATCCGCAAGCGCTTGCTCGCATTCGCGGACAGGTGCTGGAGTTGGCCGAGCACTTCCCGCTTTATGGATGGCTCCGGCATCCCGTCCCCGTAGCCTAG
- a CDS encoding lactonase family protein yields the protein MTHSISRRTFMKAAAVSSLAANTWWAEAKTATNAQDSRLMFAGTQTGVSSKGIYAFRWDPSNGELKELGLAVESDNPTFIALSPDGKHLYAANEIDQYEGTKSGSVSGFTIDRAGAKLTHINTVSSAGAGPCHVSVDQTGRALFCADYSGGSAASFHIDQTGKLSEPVSQFHYEGHGPVADRQEATHAHRATVTPDNHYVLINDLGLDCIHIYHLDPATAKLTPNDPQEWSAKPGSGPRALRFHPNGKWAYCLNELTSTIDVLAWDGRTGKLTSLQHVELMPKDYRGESAASEIVIDSSGHFAYAAVRFWDRVVTLSIDPSSGKLAQIGATSCGGKVPRHMTLDPTERWLLVANQASDNIAVIQRDSKTGKLAETGNSFPLIKPQCLVFV from the coding sequence GTGACCCATTCGATCTCCCGACGCACGTTTATGAAGGCCGCAGCGGTTTCTTCTCTCGCGGCAAACACCTGGTGGGCAGAGGCCAAGACCGCCACGAACGCACAAGACAGTCGTCTCATGTTTGCGGGAACGCAGACGGGCGTCTCCAGCAAGGGTATCTATGCCTTCCGTTGGGATCCCAGCAACGGCGAATTGAAAGAGCTCGGACTTGCTGTCGAGAGCGACAATCCAACCTTCATTGCGCTTTCGCCGGACGGCAAGCATCTCTATGCCGCAAACGAGATCGACCAGTATGAGGGCACCAAGAGTGGATCTGTCAGCGGTTTCACAATTGACCGCGCTGGGGCAAAGCTCACGCATATCAATACCGTGTCTTCCGCGGGCGCGGGCCCATGTCATGTCAGCGTTGACCAGACCGGACGCGCACTGTTCTGCGCCGACTATTCCGGAGGCAGTGCAGCATCATTCCACATCGATCAGACAGGGAAATTGAGCGAACCGGTCTCGCAATTTCACTATGAGGGTCACGGCCCGGTTGCCGATCGTCAGGAAGCGACGCACGCGCATCGTGCCACAGTCACGCCGGACAACCACTATGTGCTCATCAATGATCTCGGACTGGATTGTATCCACATTTACCATCTTGATCCCGCGACCGCGAAGCTGACTCCGAACGATCCGCAAGAGTGGTCAGCAAAGCCTGGCTCCGGTCCGCGCGCCCTGCGTTTTCATCCCAACGGGAAATGGGCGTACTGCTTGAATGAGCTTACGTCGACGATCGACGTGCTTGCATGGGACGGCAGGACGGGCAAGCTCACCTCGCTGCAGCATGTAGAGCTTATGCCGAAGGACTATCGCGGAGAATCCGCTGCCTCTGAAATTGTCATCGATAGTAGTGGTCATTTTGCATATGCCGCAGTGCGTTTCTGGGACCGGGTTGTCACCCTTAGCATCGATCCATCGTCAGGCAAGCTTGCGCAAATTGGAGCGACATCCTGCGGAGGCAAAGTACCGCGCCACATGACGCTTGATCCGACGGAGCGATGGCTGCTTGTCGCAAATCAGGCTTCGGATAATATCGCCGTGATCCAGAGAGATTCGAAGACGGGAAAGCTGGCGGAGACAGGCAACAGCTTTCCTCTGATTAAGCCGCAATGTTTGGTGTTTGTTTAG
- the lpxC gene encoding UDP-3-O-acyl-N-acetylglucosamine deacetylase, translating to MPDPSYLEQTIASTIEFSGVGLHSGAPVQMRLLPAPAGSGIVFRRTDLDNFEIPAVGRNVAKVSYATSLMRQSVLISTTEHLLSALIGMGVDNVIVELDNLELPILDGSALPYVEAFRQVGLKTQRRRREYLRILKTVEVREGDKFIGVYPGEGYSVSYQIDFPSPIGKQGFTVDLATRNFGLQIAPARTFGFKEDEQMLRNMGLIRGVSESSAIILTRQGVVNGPLRFDDEFVRHKVLDLIGDLALAGHQILGRVVAERAGHAMHTALVARLLKDRSAWKLVTIAPEKMKATLATPASALVTVG from the coding sequence TTGCCAGATCCATCGTATCTTGAACAGACAATTGCTTCGACCATTGAATTCTCCGGCGTAGGACTGCACAGTGGTGCTCCCGTGCAAATGCGATTGCTTCCCGCCCCCGCCGGATCGGGAATTGTCTTCCGCCGCACCGATCTGGACAACTTTGAAATCCCAGCCGTCGGGCGCAATGTGGCGAAGGTCAGCTACGCAACCAGCCTCATGCGCCAGAGCGTGCTCATCTCCACAACCGAGCATCTGCTCTCCGCGCTCATCGGCATGGGCGTCGACAATGTGATCGTCGAGCTGGACAATCTGGAACTCCCCATCCTCGACGGCAGCGCCCTGCCCTACGTCGAGGCCTTCCGGCAGGTCGGATTGAAGACGCAGCGCCGTCGCCGCGAATACCTGCGAATTCTCAAAACCGTCGAAGTGCGCGAGGGCGACAAGTTCATCGGTGTCTATCCTGGCGAGGGCTACAGCGTCTCCTACCAGATAGATTTTCCCTCGCCGATCGGCAAGCAAGGCTTCACAGTTGATCTGGCTACCAGAAATTTCGGCCTCCAGATCGCTCCGGCCCGCACCTTCGGCTTTAAGGAAGACGAGCAAATGCTGCGCAATATGGGTCTGATCCGCGGTGTCTCGGAATCGAGTGCGATCATCCTCACTCGCCAAGGTGTAGTAAACGGACCGCTACGTTTCGACGATGAGTTCGTACGCCACAAGGTTCTGGACCTGATCGGCGATCTGGCTTTGGCCGGCCATCAAATCCTGGGCCGCGTTGTAGCCGAGCGTGCGGGGCACGCCATGCACACGGCCCTGGTCGCCAGGTTGCTTAAGGACCGTTCTGCGTGGAAATTAGTCACCATCGCGCCAGAGAAGATGAAAGCAACCCTGGCAACTCCCGCCAGTGCACTCGTGACAGTCGGCTAA
- a CDS encoding M20 family metallopeptidase produces MPATLDLLRAMVEIESPSDDKAAVDRCVAFVAAECSRLSGRVRLHRRRDFGDLLEARFGPLRSKHRPVLLLGHLDTVWPLGTLKSMPFRVDAERVWGPGVLDMKAGVAMALTAIAVLHERQNQERQKLSRPVILLLNSDEEVGSNASRPLTEKLAKQCDAVFVLEPAQGLKGAYKTARKGVGVYQVQVKGVASHSGVDFERGHSAIVELARQIERITQFTELDRGITVNVGTVQGGTRSNVVAAEARAEVDIRVARAKDRARIEKHFHSLRVFDSKCSLHVEGGLNRPPMERTRGTVALFKRAAAHARELGFVLEEAATGGGSDGNFTSAIGVPTLDGMGAVGEGAHALHESLLLKHMAPRTALLAAMLADAGE; encoded by the coding sequence ATGCCTGCGACTCTCGATCTGCTTCGCGCCATGGTCGAGATTGAGTCGCCGAGTGATGACAAGGCAGCCGTCGATCGCTGCGTTGCCTTCGTCGCGGCCGAGTGCTCGCGGCTGAGCGGACGGGTTCGGTTGCATCGCCGGCGTGACTTCGGCGACCTTCTGGAGGCGCGCTTCGGTCCGCTGAGGAGTAAACATCGGCCGGTACTTTTGCTTGGACATCTTGATACGGTTTGGCCACTCGGAACACTAAAGAGCATGCCCTTCCGCGTTGACGCTGAACGTGTATGGGGGCCCGGTGTGCTCGATATGAAGGCAGGCGTGGCGATGGCGTTGACGGCCATTGCCGTCCTCCATGAACGGCAGAATCAGGAGCGGCAGAAGTTGAGTCGTCCCGTCATCCTATTGCTGAACAGCGATGAGGAAGTGGGCAGCAACGCTTCGCGTCCGTTGACCGAGAAGCTGGCGAAGCAGTGCGATGCGGTGTTTGTGCTGGAACCGGCACAGGGGTTGAAAGGCGCGTACAAGACGGCGCGCAAGGGTGTTGGTGTTTATCAGGTTCAGGTGAAGGGTGTGGCCTCGCACAGCGGCGTGGACTTTGAGCGCGGACACAGCGCCATCGTCGAGCTTGCACGGCAGATCGAGCGAATCACACAGTTCACCGAGTTGGATCGTGGCATTACGGTAAATGTTGGAACCGTTCAGGGCGGAACACGATCTAACGTAGTAGCTGCTGAAGCCCGGGCCGAGGTGGACATTCGAGTGGCTCGGGCGAAAGATAGGGCGCGCATTGAGAAACATTTTCATTCACTGCGCGTCTTTGATAGCAAGTGCAGTCTGCACGTTGAAGGCGGATTGAATCGCCCCCCGATGGAGCGCACGCGTGGTACCGTCGCTCTCTTCAAGCGAGCCGCAGCGCATGCCCGAGAGCTTGGGTTTGTGCTGGAAGAAGCGGCGACCGGGGGCGGATCGGACGGTAATTTCACATCCGCGATTGGCGTGCCCACATTAGACGGAATGGGCGCAGTAGGAGAGGGCGCGCATGCCCTGCACGAATCGCTGCTCCTGAAGCACATGGCGCCACGTACAGCATTGCTGGCAGCCATGCTGGCAGATGCCGGAGAATGA
- a CDS encoding Maf family protein, which produces MLVLASSSPRRKELLTQAGFAFRVHASSIPEEHREAEDPIAFATRLAREKAEAVFTPLATQDSGNDPLLVLGADTVVVSSANEILGKPKHANDAARMLRQLAGGTHSVITGVAVVSRAGIEVASELTYVTMTTISEVEIEAYINTGEPMDKAGAYAIQGYAAAWIPRIHGCYFNVVGLPLALVSSMLEGVEKRLQKETATAV; this is translated from the coding sequence ATGCTCGTACTCGCATCCTCATCGCCGCGCCGCAAGGAGCTGCTCACGCAAGCCGGATTCGCCTTCCGCGTCCACGCCTCCTCCATCCCCGAAGAGCATCGCGAAGCGGAGGACCCCATCGCCTTTGCCACCCGTCTCGCGCGCGAAAAAGCTGAAGCCGTTTTCACGCCACTCGCCACTCAGGACTCGGGAAACGATCCACTGCTCGTCCTCGGAGCCGACACCGTCGTCGTGTCGTCGGCCAACGAGATCCTCGGCAAGCCAAAGCACGCAAACGACGCGGCCCGCATGCTGCGCCAGCTCGCCGGCGGAACGCATTCCGTCATCACCGGGGTCGCAGTCGTCTCGCGTGCTGGTATCGAAGTTGCTTCGGAACTCACCTATGTGACCATGACCACCATCTCAGAGGTCGAGATTGAGGCCTATATCAACACCGGCGAGCCCATGGACAAGGCTGGAGCGTACGCGATCCAGGGCTACGCAGCCGCATGGATTCCCCGCATTCACGGCTGTTATTTCAACGTGGTCGGATTGCCGCTCGCACTCGTGAGCAGCATGTTGGAAGGCGTAGAAAAACGGTTGCAGAAGGAAACAGCCACGGCAGTTTAG
- a CDS encoding IS1595 family transposase, translating to MKVKQSIPKHLRFTVADFNRMFPDNDACLEFLKEQRFPNGIAFCEKCQLDRKHHRVTGRPAYACDYCGSMISPMAGTIFEKSTTSLRLWFYAMYLMSSTRCGISAKQIQREVGVTYKTAWRMFKQIRTLMSEDISLEGSAVEADESYFGSKGRNRRFGKRAGAGRSLDNKTPVFGMVERGGRVVAMVTPDAKAKMIMPILCEKVLPESVVYTDEFPIYDRLSQHPNGYVHRRIQHSQSVYVMGDCHTNTIEGFWSVVKRGIGGVYHSVSKKYLQTYLNEYSFRYNRRFSDSPMFTSILERISERAN from the coding sequence ATGAAAGTCAAGCAAAGCATCCCGAAACACTTACGGTTCACGGTAGCTGATTTCAACCGGATGTTTCCCGATAACGATGCTTGCTTGGAGTTCCTGAAAGAGCAGCGCTTTCCGAACGGCATTGCTTTCTGTGAGAAGTGCCAACTTGACCGCAAACATCATCGCGTTACGGGCCGTCCAGCCTATGCTTGCGATTATTGCGGAAGCATGATTTCCCCGATGGCTGGAACGATCTTTGAGAAGTCCACTACTTCTCTCCGGTTGTGGTTCTACGCCATGTATCTCATGTCCTCAACACGCTGCGGCATCTCCGCAAAGCAGATTCAGCGCGAGGTGGGAGTGACCTATAAGACGGCTTGGAGGATGTTTAAGCAGATTCGTACCCTGATGTCGGAGGACATCAGTCTGGAGGGATCGGCGGTGGAAGCTGACGAATCCTACTTCGGTTCTAAGGGTCGCAATCGCCGCTTTGGGAAACGTGCTGGCGCTGGACGTAGCCTTGATAACAAAACTCCCGTGTTCGGCATGGTAGAGCGCGGTGGCCGCGTCGTCGCTATGGTTACGCCAGATGCCAAGGCTAAGATGATCATGCCGATTCTCTGCGAAAAGGTACTTCCGGAGAGCGTCGTGTATACCGATGAGTTCCCGATCTATGACAGGCTTTCGCAGCATCCGAATGGTTATGTTCACCGCCGCATTCAGCACTCGCAGAGCGTGTATGTGATGGGCGATTGCCACACGAACACGATTGAGGGTTTCTGGAGCGTAGTAAAGCGCGGTATCGGTGGCGTGTATCACTCAGTCAGCAAGAAGTATTTGCAGACGTACCTGAATGAGTATTCTTTCCGGTACAACCGTAGATTTTCAGATTCGCCGATGTTTACTTCGATTTTGGAGAGGATTTCGGAACGGGCGAACTAG
- a CDS encoding MBL fold metallo-hydrolase — MYSLKLSTEALLAFVALLFVCEASPATAQSCGATGLAVQVLGSGGPELQDKRASTSYLIWDHGRARVIVDAGGGSALRFGESGAQMSQVDDFLFSHFHVDHSGDFPALIFSSWFEDRNRALPVYGPSGNEYMPSTTEFVRDLFADPHGAWRYLSDLVEPAGEGNYQLQPHDVAPSPTPVLVTRNGDMALYAVSVVHGVFPALAWRVEIGGKRIVFSGDTNGDGDGLTQLAMNADLFVAHNAVPEGATGLERRLHMPPSVIGTTAANAHVKQLVLSHRMLRTLGKEKDTEAEIRRRYSGSIAFANDLDCFPVR; from the coding sequence ATGTATTCGCTAAAGCTATCGACAGAGGCTCTCCTTGCGTTTGTTGCTCTCTTATTTGTTTGCGAAGCTTCACCGGCAACGGCGCAGTCATGTGGCGCAACAGGGTTGGCGGTGCAGGTGCTTGGTTCCGGTGGGCCGGAACTGCAGGACAAGCGTGCGTCGACCAGCTACCTGATCTGGGATCACGGTCGTGCGCGCGTGATCGTCGATGCGGGAGGAGGCAGCGCGCTTCGCTTTGGTGAGAGTGGCGCGCAGATGTCCCAGGTGGACGATTTTCTCTTCAGTCATTTTCATGTGGATCACAGTGGTGATTTTCCTGCTTTGATCTTTTCTTCGTGGTTTGAGGATCGCAATCGGGCGCTGCCGGTGTACGGCCCTTCGGGGAACGAGTACATGCCTTCGACTACGGAATTTGTGCGTGATCTCTTTGCTGATCCGCATGGAGCGTGGCGCTATTTAAGCGACCTGGTCGAGCCGGCTGGCGAAGGCAATTATCAATTACAGCCGCATGATGTTGCGCCCAGCCCAACGCCGGTTCTCGTCACTCGCAATGGCGATATGGCGCTGTATGCAGTGAGCGTTGTTCATGGTGTGTTTCCTGCACTGGCATGGCGCGTGGAGATCGGCGGCAAGCGCATCGTCTTCAGCGGAGACACGAACGGTGACGGCGATGGTCTGACGCAGTTAGCCATGAACGCGGATTTATTCGTCGCTCATAACGCTGTACCGGAGGGTGCGACTGGATTGGAAAGACGTCTCCACATGCCGCCTTCGGTGATTGGAACGACTGCCGCAAATGCTCACGTGAAGCAGCTGGTGCTATCGCATCGCATGTTGCGGACGTTGGGAAAAGAGAAGGACACCGAAGCCGAGATCCGGCGGCGATATTCGGGTTCAATCGCTTTTGCCAACGACCTCGATTGCTTTCCGGTTCGGTGA
- a CDS encoding YXWGXW repeat-containing protein, with protein sequence MQGLLKIRNIFLALLLCAVPAASFAQISIGIGFTIHTAPPVLPVYAQPPCPADGYLWTPGYWAWGPDGYYWVPGVWVRPPQIGLLWTPGYWGFVGGIYSWRPGYWGPHVGFYGGVNYGYGYGGVGFVGGMWQGGAFHYNTAVVNVNTTIVHNTYINRTVINNVTVNNINRTSFNGQGGLTAQPSVQEQAALREQHFQATSEQLSHQNTASQDRNQLASVNHGRPATMAMNSVNGRRYDQQGRIANGVASGQLTAGETRNLENREANLNKEVHNDRQANGGTLTPQERQQVNRQQNNLSRSINDDKHNAATANYGNNQVGARRDEQQQRVAQGIRSGQMTPSETARTENREANINHQVATDRQANGGKLTPQEHQQINREQNGASRQIYDEKHNEKTAPR encoded by the coding sequence ATGCAAGGTCTTCTCAAAATTCGAAATATCTTCCTGGCGCTTCTTTTGTGCGCCGTTCCCGCGGCATCCTTTGCCCAGATATCCATCGGCATCGGCTTCACGATTCACACCGCGCCTCCAGTGCTACCTGTTTATGCGCAGCCTCCCTGCCCAGCTGACGGCTACCTCTGGACGCCCGGTTACTGGGCATGGGGGCCGGATGGCTACTACTGGGTGCCAGGCGTGTGGGTGCGTCCGCCGCAGATTGGCCTGCTCTGGACACCCGGCTACTGGGGCTTCGTTGGCGGCATTTACTCATGGCGCCCCGGCTACTGGGGGCCGCACGTGGGCTTCTATGGCGGCGTGAACTATGGCTATGGCTATGGCGGCGTCGGCTTCGTTGGCGGAATGTGGCAGGGCGGAGCGTTCCACTACAACACAGCCGTGGTGAATGTGAACACGACCATCGTCCACAACACCTACATCAACCGCACAGTGATCAACAATGTGACAGTCAATAACATAAACCGCACCAGCTTTAACGGACAGGGCGGCCTTACAGCGCAGCCGAGCGTACAGGAACAGGCAGCCCTGCGCGAGCAGCACTTCCAGGCAACGTCGGAGCAGCTGTCACACCAGAACACCGCAAGCCAGGACCGCAACCAGCTCGCATCCGTCAATCATGGACGCCCCGCAACCATGGCGATGAACTCCGTCAACGGGCGTCGCTATGACCAGCAGGGACGCATCGCCAACGGCGTTGCGTCCGGTCAGTTAACAGCTGGCGAGACGCGGAATCTTGAAAACCGCGAGGCAAACCTGAATAAGGAGGTCCACAACGACCGTCAGGCCAACGGAGGCACGCTCACTCCGCAGGAACGTCAGCAGGTGAACCGGCAGCAGAACAACCTGAGCCGCTCCATCAATGACGACAAGCACAATGCGGCAACCGCAAACTACGGCAACAACCAGGTAGGCGCACGCCGCGATGAGCAACAGCAACGCGTTGCCCAGGGCATCCGCAGCGGGCAGATGACTCCCTCAGAAACTGCGAGGACCGAAAATCGCGAAGCAAACATCAACCATCAGGTTGCAACTGATCGTCAGGCAAATGGAGGAAAACTCACTCCGCAGGAGCATCAGCAAATCAACCGCGAACAGAATGGCGCAAGCCGACAGATATACGACGAAAAACACAACGAAAAGACTGCACCTCGCTAG
- a CDS encoding DinB family protein — protein sequence MSMVCAAIGLAGLMVPGVLFGQAASSTAVPAANPLAAEVQGRYTQVKGFILKAADNMPAENYTFKPTPDIRTFARVVNHVTEAQFRACGALNGVSEAKPAPPETADKATIVDALKASFAECDKAFDALNDTSITNMVQAGQAKRSRIGIAWGTVSHDNEQYATLALYMRLKGLVPPSSEK from the coding sequence ATGAGCATGGTTTGTGCGGCGATCGGTTTGGCGGGGCTGATGGTTCCGGGAGTGCTGTTTGGGCAGGCGGCGAGTTCAACTGCGGTACCCGCTGCGAATCCTCTGGCGGCTGAGGTGCAGGGACGGTATACACAGGTCAAGGGATTCATACTCAAGGCCGCGGACAACATGCCTGCGGAGAACTACACCTTTAAGCCGACTCCCGACATCCGGACATTTGCCCGCGTCGTCAACCATGTGACTGAGGCGCAGTTTCGCGCTTGCGGCGCGCTGAACGGAGTGAGCGAGGCCAAGCCGGCTCCTCCGGAGACGGCGGACAAGGCGACCATTGTGGATGCGCTGAAGGCCTCGTTTGCAGAATGCGACAAAGCGTTCGACGCCCTGAACGATACGAGCATCACCAACATGGTGCAGGCTGGTCAGGCAAAACGTTCGCGGATTGGGATCGCCTGGGGCACCGTTTCCCACGACAACGAGCAATATGCGACGCTCGCCTTGTATATGAGGTTGAAGGGGCTTGTGCCTCCCAGCAGTGAGAAATAG
- a CDS encoding multicopper oxidase family protein, giving the protein MSPKLSRRAFLGATGALAGSTLLSPSPLRAEPRSATVPDDDRAADYTLTIATNPIEIASNRILCVATYNGQFPGPLLRFKEGQQVTVDIHNNTDTPEQLHWHGQMVPVDVDGSAEEGTPFIPPHDNRRIIFTPRPTGFRFYHTHVRAGANLSDGQYSGLVGPVYIEPRDNPGAYDREVFLTLKEFQPTLSRGGDMAQDFLSPATTSQILKERGESTMKESLDVGTPHGFEVGYDSFTINGKMLGHGEPIRVKQGQRVLFHILNGSATEIRSLALPGHTFTIIAMDGNPLPKPVNVPGLWLGTAERISAIVEMNRPGVWIMGDLADDDRHHGLGIVIEYANANGKAQWIAPKPFRWNYTQFGGVGATAPEADETFEMIFEKVNAAFEGFNLWTINGKSYPVGKMMAPAAYHLHEGKRYRLRMRNASDDIHPVHLHRHTFEVTRYAGQPTSGLMKDVVMVGGYQEVEIDFVANNPGATLFHCHQQLHMDFGFMSLFDYV; this is encoded by the coding sequence ATGAGTCCCAAGCTTTCGCGCAGAGCCTTCCTCGGCGCTACAGGCGCTCTTGCCGGCAGCACTCTGCTCTCACCCTCTCCGCTCCGGGCTGAGCCGCGCTCAGCAACAGTTCCCGATGACGACCGCGCCGCCGACTACACCCTCACCATCGCGACCAACCCCATCGAGATCGCCTCCAACCGAATCCTCTGCGTCGCCACCTACAATGGTCAGTTTCCCGGCCCGCTCCTGCGCTTCAAGGAAGGACAGCAAGTCACAGTCGATATTCACAACAACACTGACACGCCGGAACAGCTCCATTGGCACGGTCAGATGGTCCCCGTCGATGTCGATGGGTCCGCCGAAGAAGGCACACCCTTCATCCCACCGCATGACAACCGACGCATCATCTTCACCCCACGCCCCACCGGATTCCGCTTCTACCACACCCACGTTCGCGCCGGGGCCAACCTCAGCGACGGACAATACAGTGGCCTTGTCGGCCCGGTCTATATCGAGCCCAGGGACAACCCCGGCGCCTACGACCGCGAAGTCTTCCTCACTCTGAAAGAATTCCAGCCCACCCTCAGCCGCGGTGGCGACATGGCCCAGGATTTCCTCTCGCCCGCAACCACCTCGCAGATATTGAAAGAACGCGGCGAGAGCACGATGAAGGAGTCGCTCGATGTGGGAACACCGCACGGCTTTGAAGTCGGTTACGACTCCTTCACCATCAACGGAAAAATGCTCGGACACGGCGAACCAATCCGAGTCAAGCAAGGTCAGCGTGTTCTCTTCCACATCCTCAACGGCAGCGCAACTGAGATTCGCAGCCTCGCATTGCCTGGCCACACCTTCACCATCATCGCCATGGACGGCAATCCACTCCCGAAGCCCGTCAATGTGCCCGGCCTATGGCTCGGCACAGCAGAACGCATCTCGGCCATCGTCGAAATGAACCGTCCCGGTGTCTGGATCATGGGCGATCTGGCTGACGACGACCGCCACCACGGCCTGGGCATCGTCATCGAGTACGCAAACGCAAACGGAAAAGCCCAATGGATCGCCCCAAAACCATTCCGCTGGAACTACACCCAGTTTGGCGGTGTGGGAGCCACCGCGCCCGAAGCTGACGAAACCTTTGAGATGATCTTTGAAAAGGTGAACGCAGCCTTCGAAGGCTTCAACCTCTGGACGATCAACGGCAAGTCCTATCCCGTGGGCAAGATGATGGCGCCCGCAGCGTATCACCTACATGAAGGCAAGCGATACCGCCTTCGCATGCGCAACGCCAGCGATGACATTCACCCCGTCCACCTGCACCGTCACACTTTTGAAGTAACCCGCTACGCTGGCCAGCCCACCAGCGGCCTTATGAAGGACGTCGTCATGGTCGGCGGCTATCAGGAAGTCGAGATCGACTTCGTCGCCAATAACCCGGGCGCAACGCTCTTTCACTGTCATCAGCAACTCCACATGGACTTCGGCTTCATGTCGCTCTTCGACTACGTTTAG